The nucleotide window CGGGTTCGATTCCAGAAGGGTACATTAAGCTACAAAATTTGACAGAGTTAGAACTCCAGGGGAATAATATTGAAGGTTCAATTCCACCATTTGATCAGCAGAGTTTGATTGTTTTCAATGTGTCTTCTAACAAACTTGAAGGACCTATACCTGAAACTTCTGCTTTACAAAGATTTCCAAGGAGTTGttatgaaaataactcaaatttgTGTGGTGGGGTTGTAGGAATACCTTGTTCAATACCACAAATTAGTCCACCAAAAGCACCAATTCCTTATATATCTCCACCCCCACCTggtggaaagaagaagaagaatggtctTAAAGTTTGGAGTATTGCTTtgatagcagcagcagcagcacttGTCCCTCTTTCCATTATGTTCATTTTACTTGGTTACTTTAGAagatctaaaagaaaagaaacacaAGGAGAACACAAGGAAGGTAAGACTTacattttatttatttgaaaggggaaccttggcgtaactggtaaagttggtgccatgtgaccaggaggtcgcGAGTTCGAGCCGCGGAAACAGCCTCTTGgcaaaatgcagggtaaggctgcgtacagcCGTACAATTGACTTTGGTGGTCCGGCCCTTGCACATAGCGGAAGCTAAGTGCAGCGGACTGCCCTTTAATCCTGTCTAGTACCATTTTTCCGATGGAAAGGTTATTGCTTAGATCGAATTAGTTGAGCAAGTTATCTGGTGTAGGGCTGTTTTTTCGAATGGAAAAGAGACAAGGGAGCGGGAGTTAGCTGTAATTGAGACACATTTTTCGGATGTAGGATATGGATTTTTTCGAAATAGTGATCATTTTTTTAAACTACGAGAGGGAGGTCATTCAGAACTCGTTGGCTCCAAAGGCGCTAAAGATGATTATTTTGCGACAGGAAGATAACCGATTCATTCCCATTATGACGTCAAAGTCAACCATTTCTAGCTCAATAAGAATGGCTCTAGTCACTCGGCTCTGAACGATGACATATACAACATAGAACTAGATTAGCTATTGAATTGGACTTAAAGATCCACAACTATTTTGGGggttttttgagttttcttctaTTCAATTTGGACATATTTCAAAAGGAGAAGGATGGCATGTGATGATAGAGTagtgtttattattattatttcctcTTTTAACATTTCCAATTTTAATGTTGACAGGAAATATTTCAGCTGAGAATGTGAAAAAGAGAAGGTATTGGTCAGAGAGCACAGAAGATCCAGAAAGAACATTGGAATTGGAATTCTTTGATAAGGACACATCAGTCTTTGATATGGATGATTTACTGAGGGCATCAGCTGAAGTGTTAGGAAAAGGAAAGCTAAGCACAACATATAAAGCAATCCTGGAATCTGGTATTGTTGTTGCTGTTAAGAGACTCAAAGAAATGAATTCATTGAGCAAGAAGGAATTTATCCAGCAGATGCAGTTGCTTGGTAAACTGAGACATGAAAACCTTGTGGAGATGATTTCTTTCTACTACTCAAAGGAGGAGAAGCTCATTGTTTATGAATATGTTCCTTGTGGTGACTTGTTCGAGCTTTTACATGGTTGGTTCATttactttccttttcttctttttttggacAAACATCCAAACTTAATCTTTCCGTACGAAATATCTTAATTTTATCCCCTATTATAGTTTAAGGCTATTTACACTCTTTCCTTTAGCAAATTATCTCGTATTTGTCGACCTCTAGCATGAATTAGACTGGATGAACTCAACGCGTCACATTCGGGAAAATAGAACAACAGCCGGAACAACAGTTAAGTTGTCTTTATGTGGCCTATAGGTCATGCCTTAGAGCCGTAAAATCAGCCAGCCATTGATGTTTGCATCAGGATAGGCTGCTTACACCACATTCCTTGGGTGCGGCCCTTCTCCCGTCTACGTAAATACTAGATGCTTTGTGCACAGGACCACCTTTTACGAGTGGGAAAAGATCCAAATTGatactctttttttaattatGGTTTAAAATTACCTCATTTTATACACCTATAAGATCCAAATTGATACTCTTTTTAATTATGgtttaaatacctcattttataCACCTATACTTCAAGTTGGACTCTATTAGGCTATAGAGCAAATATAAGACAGATTTACCCACAGCAAGGACATGACAGATAAAATTAAGTTATTTCGTAAAGTAAAGGATGTTTTtatcttttcccttttttccccTTAAAATTACCTTTTAAAAAGTTATGATTCTTGGTTTCAGAAAACAGAGGAATGGGGAGACAACCTCTAAATTGGACAGCAAGAATATCAATCATAAAGGATGTTGCAAAAGCTCTGAATTTCTTGCACCAGTCTTTACCATCACATAAGGTGCCACATGGAAACATAAGATCAAAAAATGTTCTAATCCAACAAGACCCCCACAACAAGAATTACCATTCCAAGCTAACAGATTATGGATTCTTGCCTTTGCTACAATCTAAAGAATCCTCAAAGAAATTAGCAGTGGGAAAATCTCCAGAGTTCTGTCAAGGGAAAAAGCTAACAAGAAAAGCTGATATCTATTGCTTTGGTATTTTACTCTTAGAAGTGATAACTGGAAAAATACCAGGTGAATTATTCTCACCAGAAAATGTGGTAACAAGTATTGTTGATGATGATCTTTCTGAGTGGGTAAGAACAGTGGTAAATAATGATTGGTCAACTGATATTTTGGATATGGAAATACTTGCACAAAAAGAAGGGTATAATGAAATGTTGAAACTTACTGAATTGGCTCTGCAGTGTACAGATGAAATACCAGAAAAGAGGCCTAAAATGAGTGAAGTATTTAGAAGAATAGAAGAGATTGAGGTTGAACAAAAGAGATCAGTCACT belongs to Nicotiana tabacum cultivar K326 chromosome 6, ASM71507v2, whole genome shotgun sequence and includes:
- the LOC107811471 gene encoding leucine-rich repeat receptor-like protein kinase PXC1; the encoded protein is MRKLAPLTRRTILFFALFLVVESADQINEFYPNERDALLQLRDSVKSSVFDLHSHWTGPPCYKNQSNWAGILCSDGHVIHLVLEGIQLIGSLPPTFLEQITFLKKLSFRNNFLYGPLSNLTGLVYLEFVFLSDNQFSGSIPEGYIKLQNLTELELQGNNIEGSIPPFDQQSLIVFNVSSNKLEGPIPETSALQRFPRSCYENNSNLCGGVVGIPCSIPQISPPKAPIPYISPPPPGGKKKKNGLKVWSIALIAAAAALVPLSIMFILLGYFRRSKRKETQGEHKEGNISAENVKKRRYWSESTEDPERTLELEFFDKDTSVFDMDDLLRASAEVLGKGKLSTTYKAILESGIVVAVKRLKEMNSLSKKEFIQQMQLLGKLRHENLVEMISFYYSKEEKLIVYEYVPCGDLFELLHENRGMGRQPLNWTARISIIKDVAKALNFLHQSLPSHKVPHGNIRSKNVLIQQDPHNKNYHSKLTDYGFLPLLQSKESSKKLAVGKSPEFCQGKKLTRKADIYCFGILLLEVITGKIPGELFSPENVVTSIVDDDLSEWVRTVVNNDWSTDILDMEILAQKEGYNEMLKLTELALQCTDEIPEKRPKMSEVFRRIEEIEVEQKRSVTDVEDDSVS